GCGGTAGTGAAACAACATTTCTGCTGGCTAACTGTGCCGCCATGTTACTCCTGCTCTCTGCAAACCAATGCTGAGTGTTTATCTGGCTGGTAGCTGCTATCCTCCCCCACACCAAACCACATCACGGGGCTCCAGCAGTATCAACTCAGTTACCGCCGGGGGGTTCGTAAAGCAGTCCTACCGGCGGTTTGTCTGTTAAAATGACACTGTGCTCACAGTTTGATTGATCGGCACCAGTTTGTCGACATTTAATCTGACAGTTACTTAGACACACCACTGTGCCATGTCAATGTCaataatgttttaaatgtgtgtgtgtgtggtttaaagTCTGGTTTCTGGAGAGGAAAAGTGTATTATTACATCTAACACCACTACACATAGAGCAGCGTGAATATGGCTCACAGagatgtatgtaaatgtaaggTCATAAAGATTTATGTGCTCCTGTAAAATGATGTGTGGCAGCACTGTGCCGCAAATAAAACAGCTGGAGAAGGGAATGTGGTTGAGGTTTCCTTCAGTGACAACGCTGGAAGTTCAATTTAATCACTTAATCGGAGGATATAACAATTATATGTACATTTAATTAGAAAATGTGCATTCAAAGGACAGGATTTGGATGCTATTTTGGTTGCTTTTTTTAGAGAAATTGCTCAAATGTATAAAAACACTAACACTAAGTCAACATAAcgagctttttttttcaaatattagaaATGAGCTTGTCCTACTTATTTATTTAGCTACCTTGATTTACTGTCTGGTCAACTATCCATGGATCAAACGAGCAAGCAGGCGTTTTCTGAGCGTCAAACGTTGTGCAACGGCACCACCAGGCGGCGGAGGTCGGGAGTGCGCAGGAAACAAAACCACTAGTTCAGCACCACATtatctgttgatgtttttattttagtcacaaAAGCTTGTTTATATAGTGGCGGAAGTATTTTACTTGCAAATGATCAGTGGAGGATTTATTAAATATGAATGTCTTTCTTTAAGCAGACATTACAACATGGAGTCAATTCATTTATTCTCTAAATAAAATCTAATATTTAACATGTGTAGAGGACACAGTATTTAAAGATTTAATTCACTTATATTGTAACATATTTACGATTCACTTCACTTAATAGGATGTCAGAACCAGGAAGCTCGTAAAATCTacatataatttatttttactCACACTGTTTGACTTCTGTCTGTTGATAATTACTTTGACAAACATTATTTGCTAATAACAACAAAGATGacaagctgctgctctgctaaTGTCGCTTTAAATGGGTAAATAAGGATTAGGTGACTTCATTTGTCATCTTAGGAAAACGTTGAGAGCGGTTCTACAGAATAATGGAACATTTAGCAAAGTCAATAACAAGCAACTGAAACGGTTTGTAGACTTTAAATATACTGCCTTTAATAATACTGAAATTTACCTCCTATATATTTCTGCATCacagttcaggaaaaaaaaactgctgtcctcaaaaacacacaatgatcaCACTGCTATTAAAAAAGTCAAAtaagtcttgttttttttttaatagaacaTTTTATTCTTTGCTGGATAAACCCTCAGGACACATACTGCTGGAGGCAACCATGACTCACTACTGTGTACCTAAACCTCATTAATGGCTTTATTCTTTACAATAAGCCTGTGTTACCTAGGTGAACGATTTGTACAGTACAGTGGGCTGCACTCTATCTTTGTTAACTCATTTTATGGCATGTAGGTAAAAGGCATATATCAACAGTCAGCCTGGGCCATTTGGCACAGCCAAACAGTGGGTAGGAGGAGAAAAATGTAGTCGTGTTCATTCTCAGTCCATGCTGACACAGTCCTATGAGGCTATACGCTCACTAAAGGGATTGTTATGTTCTCTCAACCTCGTATCTtttaaactaaaactaaaactgaGTGGTGTTTTATAAACGGATACAACTGCAGTAGAGTTGGTACAAATGTCTGCCAACACATTCTGTCATGATTACAAAGCAGTTTTTACCTCCAGTATGTAAATGCTACATCGGGTTACTTTGCTGGCAGTATTGCACAATACTGAACCGTTAATCTACATACGTTATTACAGCATGGTGTCTCCTGTTTTCCCATGATtgcttttacacatttttccCTATTCCATCCATGAGGGAATGTTGAAAACTACAGACTCTACTACTCTTTTTAATCTATAGGTGTCTGTTAAGTTCACAGCGTGAACCCAGTCATAAATGTTGTTTGCAACCTTCACTCATggaaaaacaatacattaatgTCCGCAGAAACCGGAGGCAGTGGCaaaaaggaggagcagagcaaGCAGTTATAAATACAAGGAAGAAGCTGGAATACACAGTAATTAGAAAAAGCATGTAATGGCCCTGAAGTGGGAGAAACACTGAAGTGATCATTCCTGAAATGGTAAAattacacacactgtacaaaacAATCAGAATCAATAGGCACTTCTTAAATAAGGTCTCTATTCATAGTTAATTTCTGAATTTGtttgctttaattaaaaaataaaatggcacGGCTGAGCTGCTGGGCAAAGACTGGGAAATGTAGGCGCGCTGGACGACTGGCGACAAGCAAAACAAACCTAAAATGCATTCTGGTCCTTGGAAGTCCGGTTAGGATATCAGTCCTATGTTGGGAGCTGATCAtggtgagggaggtggaggtggatgcAGCCACGAAGGTGACAGGAGAGACGATACTCTGAAATGGGGCGATACAGTAAGAGGGGCAGTGGGGAATGTTTTTATGACGACTTCTCTTTTCTTGCTCTTGGTGAATCAGCTCCGTGAGAGTTCACTCCATTTACTCCATTGactaaaaacaaaggaaaagttAGCCCCATTCAAAATGTATTTAAGCAGAAATATCATTCAATTAAAGTGCCAGTGTGTAATATTTAATCGTAGTTTTCCTATGTTTGGAAAAAGTAATGGGatctcaggttttttttttatgatgaaCCCTCTGATGTTCTTTTTGTTATTCTCAGGGTTTCATACCTTTGTCTTTCTTTGATTTGCTCTTGGTAGGAGCTTGTTTCTTTTTCAGGGTCTGGGCTTGGCCATGCTCTCTCCACCGGCGCAGCTGGAAGTTGATAAATTTCCACATCATAAAGGCCTGTGTGAGGCAGATGGCGGCCAGGACCGTTATcctaaaagacagagaaaaccGTTAGTAGCCTACCTAAAGAGGTAAAAGTGATGACAAATGCAAAGCTAGAGATGAAAACTCTGCATTGTAATAAATCTGAAATACTGGTATAAAGACAAGAGTCTACCCTCAGACTAAAGTGTTCTGCATTATAGTGGAATGCTTTGaatactgctgtgtgtgaagtaGTGGGAGGAGCATTTGTGCTTCGCAGCTTAgtaaaagaaacagaagaataATTGTCACACGTTGTGCTGCTCGATACATTGTAGTTGCAGAATGCATTGCGGGTTCTTCTTCCGTTATGATTGCACAACATGGTCTAAAACACTAAGCAAATGTGTGGTTGACTGACTTGACTTAATATCAGCTCAAATGTTATTTAAAAACTCCACTTTAGCTGTGGCAAAAAGATCTTATAGAAGTTGTTCCAGCTTCCCTTCTCAGACACACTTACCGGACAAAGATGACATTAAAGTTTCCTGCAGCCAAATCAAAGCCTTGATTCTCAGCTGTGGAGAGGCCAAAGCccacagtgaggacagacaagGACAGGGTGAGCAGCCGTCCAAGGACAAACAAGACGGCCCATATGGTGAAACTGCAAGACAAGAGGATCATTGTGATGGTGCATTCAAAGACTTCTAACCATTAGTACGGTAACACTCAATCTGAAATCAGTAACACTGAACATGAGAACCCACCCCGTTTGTCTGTTCTCGTTGCTGAAATAGATCAGACGGGAGACGTGGAACAGGAGCTCAACAAAGTAGTGCAACACCAGCAGGACCAGACCCAGACGGTtcagactgaaacacacaaggAGACATGTTTTTAGAGACGACCCGCCCTTGCAGTATACAAGtagtttcacaaaaaaaaatcacttaatACTAGGGTTTGCAAAGTGGCAGTTCTTACTTCAGAATGTAGGCGCCAGCAATGTGGACCAGGTACAGGAAGATGTACACAAGCTGACGTGGAATATCCTCCtaaacagtaaacacaaaaGATGGAAGACCAAATGGTCCAAATATTTACACTTGTGTGGCTCTGCATGCTAATTTAAGCAAGAGGAGCCTGATTTTCCGAAACAATGCAACATGGCTAAGGAGGTCAAACAGGAAATGGCTTCAGGGTGCAAACACATGTTATGATGATGGGCCCACTGCACACGTACCTTCTTTGTCTTTTGGAAATACAGTTCTGGGAGAGCGTGTAACCAGTAGCCCATTTGACAAATGTAGTAGAATTTCATTTGGAATCTGAGAGAAAACAACATATAGAATTTATTATAAAATCAACAAACAATATCTCTTAAATGCACCGCCTCCACACATAACAATACAACTTACGGCATCAGTGTATGGGGATAACCTTCCCACAGGTTGACTGGATTAGACAGGAAATTTTCCTaagaacaaagaaacaaagataaGTTTAAGTTAATTTTCGGGATTAAAACTTAAGCAAAGAAAAATCATGCCAGCTAGTAACTGTACGTACAGAAAGCAAGATGCTCAAGCCCCAGCCGAATGAGAATAGGTAGAACGTGCTGAGCTGGCCGGACTCATTGAacttgctgtgtttggttttggagaagtgtttctttctgttgatTTTCTGCAAAGATAAACACCACACAATGAGGAAACCTTACAGACAACATTCTCAAAGAGGGTTTCTGTACTGAATGTGTCCCACTTACATCCAGCACATACTCCTGGATGATGGCGTGCATAATGATGGCCACCAGCATGTAGAAGAAGACTGTAGCCAAGTCCTTGATGCCATGGTGGAAGTGGTTCACAGCTGTCTCCTCTGGGGCTTCTGTCAACACACAGCAAAACTGTTGTTGTACAAACCACGGATTTTCAAACCAAACACATAATtatgtcacattttattattattggtcAACCAGAAAGTGATTTTATGAGCATCATCTAAGTATAAAGTATAAAATACATCTCAACAACATCCCATGGATCATCATATTTAATGTAGACTGGATTATCGCTGGTTCAGGTTTGACCCAGAATGATCTTGCTTATGTTAGTTAGTGCTGCAAGAATGCAACCCCAGAAATGTGTGTTAGCAATTTAACTCTTCCAGTTTGATGTTGATGGGTTTTTGGTTATGACTGAAATACAGTCTGTGGTTCACATAAACTCAAGAGATTTACGAGTCAAAATATGTTAGTAAATAACCCAGCGGTGAAGGTTTTATGAGAGACATTAAAAGTCAATGATCAGGTTCTAAATAATCTGTCGATGATGAATGCATTTATAatatactttttatttattagcgCTTGTATTCAGGGTTAAAACATCACATATGGTGCATCACTGCTTTGTCTTTATGTCAAGGGAAGCGGGGTGGGCCAACAAAACTCATGTTAATGAGTTAATAATATGTTAATATGCCTTTGAGATGTGTTCTGCCACTGGCAGGTTTTATTCATATCCAACATATCCGATTCAGCTGATCCATCCTTATCAAGAGCTGCCAAACAATTTAATACACTTCAGGTCTGTTGATTCACAAGTTTATTAACTTTAATTCAGGAGGTGAGTTGTCAGGATTAGTGAGCCTCAACTGAGCAGAATTACAGCACATTGAAAACACCACAGTCATTAAGAGCCTGTATTAGCATAGACACTGTCACACCCAGAGCCATTTCCATCATTGTGAAGTTACAGTTTCTGCATAATAAATGCAGTTCAAACTGTGAGAAAGCCTGAGTGGTACTCTTTTGTTCCTCTTTTACAACATCACAAGGAATCAATACAGCTGTTTGAAAAGTGAGTACTGACAAAGGAAGCTCACAATGCTATCACTAAAATTGTTTTAGTGCTTTCACAGCAGAGGGATCTGTGAGCTGCATGTTATTTGTCTTATTAGATAAAAGCTGTAAATAAGTTACAGAGGTAAGTGGTTCAGTCAGACAGATAAGAACTGAATCAGCTGCTGGCTGCAAACCCTCAGCCTGTCCAGTTCATCAGTGAGGTCTACGGTACTGCTTTCTTTCAACTGTTATCTCAAGTTAGCAAAGAAATTGTTAACCTTGAAAGGAGCCAGACTCGAAACATGAGGCCTATATTACACCTTAGCCCAAATTCGCCCGGCACAACCTTGCCACAAGAGAACTTTATAAATCAGGCAGACTAAATTTAGCTccaagaggagggaaaaaaaaagagcgcTCTCAAATGGGTTTGTGTAAGGCCACACAAGTACCGCTCCAGAATCCAAATGAGAGGCTACCAGAAAGAAAAGTTAAAGAAAGTGCTGCATTACAGCCAGAACACTCCAACATCAGCTGCACTCAACACACATTTGACCTACCGTTCGTTGATATGGTGACGTTGTACTGGACGGTTATGAAAAACACTGCAAATTTTGAGGtgacctgcagagaaaaaaaatatagtaatgacaaaaaaaaaacacatgcatggctgtttttttgtttgttttttgaaaagCATATATgccaaatgcatttttttactgtaaaataagAGGTTCAACATGTGACAGCTGTCAGTAGCAGtgcatttatatataaaagATACATGActgttttactttttatattttaaggacactaaatgttttatttacacaaaGCTTAGTCAAATCTATAGAAGAATTTGACAATATAAAAATGGCAGTAACATAAAAAGATTGTTTTAAATCAGTgataaatagaataaatataatattacaCTATGTTATATAAATATTACAATAATATACAAGGGCAATATCGAGCTAGAAACTTAAAAAAGAGTCGAGTATATCACAGAAATACACTACAACAACAGCAAAgtgtgaaacaggaagtcacgCGTTCCCCTTTCACGACAAAAGAGcgacattcaaaataaaattcacaTCAAACGCAAAAAATAATCCCCGAGAGTCAGATTGGTTGTTATTCGAAAGGAGCCAAGACAATTATCAAACAATTCCTGCAATTATAGTGCTTAAAACGCGCAGTTTATTTTTAGCAGGAGTTTACTTCGGAAAACCCAAACAGGAAGTAGTTGTCATCATGGTCGCCTGAGCACTAGCGGCGCCGCTTATCACCGAGAATGAAACGTGCTTAAAATCAGACTTTATGTAGATAAATAAATGCATCGCATGGTTGTCTGGTTGTATGTCTGGGCCCTGGCCTTCAGTCTGAAGCATGGTCTTTACATTTTAAACGTTTCTTTAGTTCCAAAGGCAACTTTCAGCTTTGGAGCGAGCGTGTTTCGCTGATGACAGCCCTCTGAATTGCTGTATGATTGCCACGTAACACATTTACGCACAAACTAACCGAGTGCATGGCGttggaaaacaaaatgaaaccgCCGACGttaacacactgctgcaaacttGCAACATACTGAGACGATGTCTTTTAAtaggatttgtgtttttttgcaacTTTTTAGCTTTTTATGATCAAACCGCGGGCCTGGAGACGATGATGTGGGAAGCAGCCAGATGGAAAAAGCACATTAGTTCTCATTCAGATTTGAAACACCGGTGGAAACGCCAGGCTGCTCGACTAAGATGGAAGAAAAGGAACCATCGCGCACAGAAAACTTTCGGTCACGAGAGGAAGTCGTGTGAAGAGTAGATCAGACAGCCATGTCAGTATCCATGAGAACTGATGAGGAGTACTCTGTACTCCGTCTACCACAGGTCTCTGTACTGTGCCAGCCGAGCTGTGCATCCCCCGGCTCCGCTCACGAAAGAACCCATTCAACATGTGGACTTACCTCAAACATCAATCCGAGCAGGAACACCATAGCAACACAGGAAACAATATCTGCATGGTTCTGGATGACAAACTCATGGCTCAGCACCGGCGGGTTCTTGTTAGTCTTCTTTCGGATCCCCATGTTGGCACGATTATTGAAACTTTGGCTTTACGCGGCGCAGATCTagtctttttttaaccctccCTTACAGATAATCTTCTGTACGAGAGCGCTCCAAGCTCCCTCCTGCTTCCTACATGTACAGGGCCAGGCAGCAGTTGAATGGCGTGTCACTCTTCTGCTAGTGGGAGGGTCCACGGAGAGAGGCGCTGCGCCTGACCAACGAGACGCACAGGAGAGGAACAGCTGGGGCTCTCTGTCGCTGCCTAGAGGTTTGGAGTGTAGATCACTGCCTACATGTGTGACATCTCCAGGCTCGTGTAAGATTTTGTGCTTACTGCGCCAAGCTACGGCCTCTAACAGTCAACAACAGTAACAACACAAATCCTGCTTACAATCCTGTTAGCAGCACATTGTGAACCATGGAATCCACAATAACTTAGTGTGCTTCAGTGCAGTAACTTACTGTATAACAGTCTACAGCAAAATACTGTGTATTCATATAgaacaggggtctcaaacttgcGGCCTATGGGCCGATACTTTGTGGCCCCCCCCAcctcaaagtttagtgttagtgcggcccacacatttttctcacacacacttatttgctgaggcttgccctgtgtgttttatattgttttattaattATGGGCTACTATAGCTCAGGCACGTGACAgcttctggtggtgtttgttgacaagtAAGTTAGCCAACTTGGTCATGTGATTACAACATGATTTACTAAGGTTCTGAGGTtatgttctgaagaactgttcatgttctgacctTTTAATAAAGATTAATAAAGCCTATTAATAAAGATTTagaagattggaccagttgtcCTTTTTTGTGGAATGCTTGACTCTACCCCCAGCAGCCccccaggtaagttgagtttgagacccctaaTATAGAAAATAAAGTAGCCTATTGCAGGAGTTGTGAAACAACAATAGTAACTAAGTATGCACTGTGgaaaacaacagtaaacaaacatttgccacaaaagaaaaagagatggaAAATCAAATGCAACAGTCTGTCCTGGAAAAAATTGAAGCACTCACCGAGCTGACAAGAGAGAAGAACACCCTGAAAGATCAACTGAGGGGCGAGCAACAGGGTAAAGAGGACGACGGAAAGACTGTTTAAAGACCTGGAGACCTGGATAACGGTCAGCTGCACTCAGAAATATCTGAGCAGAAGACACCTAACTTCAGAGTGACCGCTGAAAACATCACCTTCCAACAACAACTGAGGGACAGCACAGACGGactcacagacaaacagagccaGATCATCCAGAGCCAGGAGGAAATCAGAATACTCACTCTGGAAGATCAGCTGAGGTACAAAGAGGCCTTTAAATGATAGAAGAGGAGGCCAGACTCCTGAAACTGAGTGAAGCACCCATGTCagagaaaaaagacaaagaagaagctgctgaaagacagaaaggaacAAGAGAAAAGACTGAAAGACAACACTGGAAGAACTATCAGGAAAGGCCAAAATGTCCTCGGGGACACATCACACCCCGTCTCTGTGTTTGAACTGTTACCGTCAGGATGGAGATACAAAACAAGAGGAAGGACCAATAGACAGAAAAATAGTTTTTATCCAACAGCCATAACTGCACTCAGTAACATTAAACTCTGCTCACATGGGTTGTTTAACTCATTTTAGTCATCTTTTACactatttcttttattttaaaaattaaatttcttttatttttagttttaaaaatgtaatgtattttattttaaatttgaatACTGAGCAGTCAACAGGAGAACATTTGTCATCTCTATATTgcaaatcagaatcagaaatactgtTCAGTAGAACAGTAATACTGTTATTGTTCAGttaattattttgtatttgttctttAATTCTTTTATTCTGAATGTGAAATTGCTTTACTTAAACAAAATAATGTCCAAGACAAAGCTGTTAAGTTTCTTATGAGTATATGTACACTAGCAGTGGAATTTTCTGCGATGCAACCGGGCACCACCTGAAATCTTGCCTAGGGTGTCAAATTGGTCAGGGCCGGGCCTGCTACTGAGCTACTGAGTGAGAGACACCTTTACAGTAATCGCTAGGTTTACAGGAATCCCTTATGAGATGTAACCGCACCCTTCCCAATCTGTGCTCAGTGCACATTGTCTGTTCCTGCTCAGGCCAAGAACAATATCTATCCAAACAGAGGCAAAACTCTGACAGGGAAGTGTGCCCTTTAGTCttaagatacacacacacacctacatacaCCCAAGCGCAAGCTCTATTATGTAATAACATTTTTTCAGCTGTGACTATATTAGTCACGTGCTGGTTGAGGTGGAGCTTGTCATGTGTTTcatagaaaaagaaagagaggcagCAGAACAGTTTGCATCCGTGACTCCACTCAGCTCTGAGCCATGGGACAAATACACAGGTAGgtttaaatactttttttcttctttcatgtGTGATTATATTATTGTAGCTCCTAAAGGTCATCTCCTGATAATGTCACAATTGAGATTTGGGATGTCTTCAACAAAGTTTTAAAGATTAATCAGAGAAATACAACtgcatttaaagaaaatgaCGAAAATATCTAAATCATTACTCAATATTAAAATCAACTTTTCTGAAGAGGAGTCTCATCAGAGTGTGAGGAAATAACAGTATCTGTGTTATGTAAGTGTCCCTGCTGTAATATTGCTGCTGATAACGTCACTGATTATTCATCGATATATGACCATATAAGAGCATGCCATTTATCAGGACTTGACATCATGTTTATGACAAAGGTCAAAAAACATTCTAATGACACAAGCAAGGGTGAGTTTCACATAGTGTTAAATAGGCATGttaaaatctgttttaataaagtggcgtttgtttctttttgtttctgaagattGAACAAAATGGCACCTGGAATGCTGAAAGCAGTCCACAGCAGCTGTTCTTCACACACCTCAAACCACAACTGAGCAGAAAGCGTCTGGATACAGGAGGAAATTTGTTGCTCAGACTTTCGACAATGTTTCAGTCGGACACTCAGTACTCCAAACTGCGATGGCTGTTAACCATTGCTGGGCTCATCTTGTTTGTGTCGGACATATGCACGGACATCAGACTGGGTCTGAAATATTTTCAGCAGATGCAGTACATCTGGAGCGGACTGACTGTAATGTTTGTACTGATTGGGCTGATCGTAACTCAAATCTTCAGCTATGCCTGGTACCGAGATGACATGAGTGATGTTTTTCAAAATCATGATGGAACAACAACCATATCAGGCGTGTCAGAGGGTGGACTTGCTGCTATGCATTTGCTTGGATTAGGCATTTTCTTCAGGTAAGATTCAGGAAAGATTCAACAAGGAGTGCCTGCCTGTGTGACATAAAATATAAAGCATGCTAACCATCATAATCAGTGGTATGTGCAAACTGGATTAGCCACTTTCAAGCTACGAGTGAATTACTGTCTGTGCTTCAGCAGCAAAAATATGTGGAGAGAAATGTACTGCCTCTCAGTaacctgtttgttttcatgGTTGCTAGGTACTATCAGCTGCTGAAAAAAGGATCCAACGTGGTTTGGATGCGTACAAATTCTTACACAGTGGAAGAGTTGAAGGATGtgcaccatgagctgttttgtgaGGCCACTGATCTCAGCATGCTGAAGCTGTTTGAGGCCTTCCTGGAGAGTGTTCCCCAGCTCCTCTTACAGCTCTACATACTGCTCGGCCAGGATGAGTGCTCAGTCTTACAGTGTAAGTAGAAGCACAGCATGAGCTGTTCATGAACTTAAAGGACATTATTCATACACAGAATCTCATTTTCTCCTCAGATATATCTCTGACCTTCTCCTTCTGTAATGTTGCCTTGGCATTGGTGGATTATCGTCGCTGCCTACGCAGATCGCTCCCGCAAATCCGAGAAATGCCCTCTGGCCTTCCTACAGCTATCTACCTCTTGTACAAACTTGGCACCATCACCAGCCACATTCTCAGCTACACCATCCTCCTCATACTGAGCACTTACAGCGTCATAGCACTCAGCTTTGTCTGGCTGGTGGGAACAATATGGACGCACACGCTTCAGAGCAAATTCTGCACATCCAAAAGCCTTGAGTTTCTCTATCGAGCAGTTGCGGGAGTCATCCTCACGTTTACCTTTTTTAACGTGAAAGGACAAAACACAAAAGTAGCCATGACTATCTATTACATATTTTTCTCTGTTGTAAATTTAATGgctctgttgttgttggctT
This portion of the Parambassis ranga chromosome 20, fParRan2.1, whole genome shotgun sequence genome encodes:
- the tram1 gene encoding translocating chain-associated membrane protein 1; this encodes MGIRKKTNKNPPVLSHEFVIQNHADIVSCVAMVFLLGLMFEVTSKFAVFFITVQYNVTISTNEAPEETAVNHFHHGIKDLATVFFYMLVAIIMHAIIQEYVLDKINRKKHFSKTKHSKFNESGQLSTFYLFSFGWGLSILLSENFLSNPVNLWEGYPHTLMPFQMKFYYICQMGYWLHALPELYFQKTKKEDIPRQLVYIFLYLVHIAGAYILNLNRLGLVLLVLHYFVELLFHVSRLIYFSNENRQTGFTIWAVLFVLGRLLTLSLSVLTVGFGLSTAENQGFDLAAGNFNVIFVRITVLAAICLTQAFMMWKFINFQLRRWREHGQAQTLKKKQAPTKSKSKKDKVNGVNGVNSHGADSPRARKEKSS
- the xkr9 gene encoding XK-related protein 9, whose amino-acid sequence is MFQSDTQYSKLRWLLTIAGLILFVSDICTDIRLGLKYFQQMQYIWSGLTVMFVLIGLIVTQIFSYAWYRDDMSDVFQNHDGTTTISGVSEGGLAAMHLLGLGIFFRYYQLLKKGSNVVWMRTNSYTVEELKDVHHELFCEATDLSMLKLFEAFLESVPQLLLQLYILLGQDECSVLQYISLTFSFCNVALALVDYRRCLRRSLPQIREMPSGLPTAIYLLYKLGTITSHILSYTILLILSTYSVIALSFVWLVGTIWTHTLQSKFCTSKSLEFLYRAVAGVILTFTFFNVKGQNTKVAMTIYYIFFSVVNLMALLLLAFLKPELQTSPFYLTLSGSIIGSSVLGLVCLVLYYALLHPRGRRREADEVDGLGRETQATKRIRNFLQP